A genomic window from Clostridia bacterium includes:
- the ispF gene encoding 2-C-methyl-D-erythritol 2,4-cyclodiphosphate synthase → MKGIAIVVAAGKSSRAGVDKIWTKIDGKTVLERAAEPFFASPVVSEIVLVVSEEKKEEAIALFSRRKEKPVFVVCGGETRTQSVRNALDFIRDSAKDEPIVVGVHDGARPYLSPALAERCFLKAAEKGSAVPVIPCVDSMRKISGGGNSAVDRSAFVLVQTPQCFLLDRLVKAYESGAENTDDASLYETVYGAPELVEGEMQNKKITYSSDLSDLSERAERRVGIGYDVHPLALGRKLVLGGVEIPFEKGLVGHSDADALTHAIMDALLTAAGLPDIGHFFPPSDPRFEGAYSVDLLKIVKTEIEKKGFAVHNVAAMIMAERPKMAGYIPEMEKTIAKTLGISEENVKVAATTTEKLGIVGEEKGIAAEATALLVREKTD, encoded by the coding sequence ATGAAAGGAATTGCGATCGTGGTCGCGGCGGGAAAAAGTTCGCGCGCGGGTGTCGATAAAATTTGGACGAAGATCGACGGAAAGACGGTGCTCGAACGGGCGGCGGAGCCTTTCTTCGCCTCGCCCGTCGTAAGTGAGATCGTCCTTGTCGTTTCCGAAGAAAAGAAAGAAGAAGCGATCGCCCTTTTCTCCCGAAGAAAAGAAAAACCTGTGTTCGTCGTTTGCGGCGGCGAAACGCGGACGCAAAGCGTCCGAAACGCGCTCGACTTTATTCGCGATTCGGCGAAGGACGAGCCGATCGTCGTCGGCGTTCACGACGGCGCGCGCCCCTACCTTTCTCCCGCGCTCGCGGAGCGTTGCTTTTTGAAAGCTGCGGAAAAAGGGAGCGCGGTTCCCGTCATCCCCTGCGTCGATTCGATGCGGAAGATCTCGGGCGGAGGGAATTCGGCGGTGGATCGATCTGCGTTCGTCCTCGTCCAGACCCCGCAATGCTTTTTGCTGGATCGCCTTGTAAAGGCGTATGAAAGCGGCGCGGAAAATACGGACGACGCAAGTTTGTACGAAACGGTCTACGGCGCGCCGGAACTTGTCGAAGGCGAAATGCAAAACAAAAAAATTACCTATTCTTCCGATCTTTCCGATCTTTCGGAGCGCGCGGAAAGGCGCGTCGGGATCGGTTACGACGTCCATCCGCTCGCGCTCGGGCGAAAGCTCGTTCTCGGCGGCGTGGAGATCCCTTTCGAAAAAGGGCTCGTCGGGCATAGCGACGCGGACGCTTTGACGCACGCGATCATGGACGCGCTTTTGACCGCCGCGGGGCTTCCCGATATCGGGCATTTCTTTCCCCCGTCCGATCCGCGCTTCGAGGGCGCGTACAGCGTCGACCTTCTGAAAATCGTAAAAACCGAGATCGAAAAGAAGGGGTTCGCCGTCCATAACGTCGCGGCGATGATTATGGCGGAGCGACCGAAAATGGCGGGGTATATTCCCGAAATGGAAAAAACGATCGCGAAAACGCTCGGGATTTCCGAAGAAAACGTTAAGGTCGCCGCGACGACGACGGAAAAACTCGGGATCGTCGGCGAAGAAAAAGGGATCGCCGCGGAAGCGACCGCGCTCCTTGTCCGCGAGAAAACGGATTGA
- a CDS encoding RNA-binding S4 domain-containing protein, translated as MRLDKFLKVSRLIKRRSVAADACGASRVLLNGKEAKPAKEVKVGDEIEILFGASSLRVRVTDTREVTKKTECAELYEVIS; from the coding sequence ATGAGATTGGATAAATTTTTGAAAGTCAGCAGATTGATCAAACGGCGCAGCGTGGCGGCGGACGCCTGCGGCGCGTCCCGCGTCCTTTTGAACGGAAAGGAAGCGAAACCCGCGAAGGAAGTCAAGGTCGGCGACGAGATCGAGATCCTGTTTGGCGCGTCGAGTCTTCGCGTCCGCGTAACGGATACGCGCGAGGTCACGAAAAAGACCGAATGCGCCGAGCTTTACGAAGTCATAAGCTGA